Within the Desulfuromonadales bacterium genome, the region TTTCGGCAAGGGAGTCGATCCTGAGCATGGCCACCGCTCCCACGCCAACGGTAAGGAGCAACAGCAGCAGAAACCCGGCGGTCAGGCGGGTGGACAGGGACAATCTTCGGATCATCGGGCACTCCTTTTTGCAGCCGCGGCACGCCGACGGTTCTGATTGAGCCGCTATTTTACCTTCACGGCCTTTTTTTTTCATCAAAAAAGCCGAGAAAACTCTTGTGGGCGGTAGAGTTGGGGAATCCGAGCGGCTTTGTCAACAAAGGATCCGTCGATGGCCGCGGCCTGCACCGGTGCAGGCTGGATTGTCAGGGACACTCGAAAAGATATGGGGTGTTGGCCAGGTTTCCGGAGCGATCTTGAAGGGGCAGAAGGTCCCCCGAAATTCTCATAAAACCATTTCTTAAGGAGTCTTCTTCTGTCATTCCATCCACGAGAAGGGTTGACAAATCGCAACGCTTTGCCGAATCTAAGGCCGCCTCCTTCGCTTTCGGCGGACGCCGGAGATTGACTGCATGCCCTTTCCAGGAGAACCCACTCGTGCAGGAAGGCTTTCTGCTTGAATTCTTTACCATCGCCATCGTCCATCTGCTGGCGGTCGCCAGCCCCGGCCCCGACTTCGCCATCGTGGTCCGCCAGAGCGTTACCTTCGGCCGGCGCACAGCTCTCTGGACCAGCCTCGGCGTCGGTCTCGGCATCTTCGTCCATGTCTCCTACTCGCTGCTTGGCATCGGACTGCTGATTTCCCGCTCGATCGTGATTTTCAACATGATTAAGCTGGGCGGGGCACTCTACTTGATCTATCTCGGCGCAAAGTCACTGCGGGCCAGCCCCCAGCCGGCGGCCACGAACCGGCAAGGGGTGGCGCACACCGCGCCAACACCGGGCCAGGCGATCCGCACCGGCTTTCTGACCAACGGTCTCAACCCCAAGGCGACCCTCTTCTTTCTTTCGCTCTTTTCAGTTGTGATCAGCAGG harbors:
- a CDS encoding LysE family transporter — translated: MQEGFLLEFFTIAIVHLLAVASPGPDFAIVVRQSVTFGRRTALWTSLGVGLGIFVHVSYSLLGIGLLISRSIVIFNMIKLGGALYLIYLGAKSLRASPQPAATNRQGVAHTAPTPGQAIRTGFLTNGLNPKATLFFLSLFSVVISRETPVLIQAGYGLYMAAATAVWFSGIAMLFGHQRVRSGFQRLGHWFERLMGAVLIGLGIRIAVSGN